From a region of the Microcebus murinus isolate Inina chromosome 25, M.murinus_Inina_mat1.0, whole genome shotgun sequence genome:
- the RPP38 gene encoding ribonuclease P protein subunit p38 has protein sequence MAAAPQAPGRGSVRKTRPLIVKPSLNNPYTICWSALEKEDMHFILQTLEDRFKSIGLKKIEDKKRKKKTPFLKKEREKCSTDVGVSGDLKETKADASQQVSGWSPVHVRKQLAIGVNEVTRALERSELLLVLVCKSVKPAIITSHLIQLSLSRTVPACQVPRLSERIAPVIGLKCVLALGFKKTTTDFVDEIRAITPRVPSLIVPWLPGGIEDSRENLEHESLESQDKEILDTSFEDLSKHKRKFVAGPTSAVALQPLKIKKLIPNPNKIRKPSKRKKTTSK, from the coding sequence atggcTGCAGCTCCTCAAGCCCCAGGGAGGGGATCTGTTCGTAAAACAAGGCCTTTAATCGTAAAGCCATCTTTGAACAATCCATACACTATCTGCTGGAGTGCTCTAGAGAAAGAGGATATGCACTTCATATTACAGACGCTCGAAGACAGGTTTAAGTCTATTGGACTTAAGAAGATTGaggataagaagagaaagaaaaaaacaccttttttaaaaaaagaaagggaaaaatgcagCACAGATGTTGGTGTTAGTGGGGATCTGAAGGAGACAAAAGCAGATGCCAGCCAGCAGGTGTCTGGCTGGTCGCCCGTGCACGTCAGGAAGCAGCTCGCCATTGGTGTGAATGAAGTTACCAGAGCCCTGGAAAGAAGTGAACTGCTTTTAGTTCTGGTGTGTAAGTCAGTCAAGCCCGCAATCATCACCTCGCACTTGATTCAGCTGAGTTTGAGCAGAACTGTTCCCGCTTGTCAGGTTCCCAGGCTCAGCGAGAGAATCGCCCCGGTCATTGGCTTAAAATGCGTTCTAGCCTTGGGATTCAAAAAGACCACCACTGACTTTGTTGACGAAATAAGAGCCATCACTCCCAGAGTACCCAGTTTAATTGTCCCATGGCTTCCAGGTGGAATTGAAGATTCCAGGGAAAATTTAGAGCATGAATCTTTGGAAAGCCAAGACAAAGAGATTTTGGACACTTCGTTTGAAGATCTCTCAAAACATAAGAGGAAGTTTGTTGCTGGGCCGACTTCTGCTGTAGCTTTACAACCccttaaaataaagaaactgatcCCAAACCCCAATAAGATAAGGAAACcatccaaaaggaaaaagactaCTTCAAAGTAA